In Drosophila nasuta strain 15112-1781.00 chromosome 2R, ASM2355853v1, whole genome shotgun sequence, a single genomic region encodes these proteins:
- the LOC132785893 gene encoding diacylglycerol kinase theta isoform X4 — MADGGHSFVKKTFHKPTYCHHCSDLLWGLIQQGYICEVCNFIIHERCVSSVVTPCSGIAPCIIKNPVAHCWSEPTHHKRKFCTVCRKRLDETPAVHCLVCEYFAHIECQDFAVPDCTENATYVPGKELLNVKHQHHWREGNLPSTSKCAYCKKTCWSSECLTGYRCEWCGMTTHAGCRMYLPTECNFGILQPIYLPPHSVSIPRTEVPIEAIIGVQVKSKTSLVRDYSCPSPELDAEAAAGGDGGGDVGAAGFEGLKQLLELHRQRLEQSKQHFLLSTPTTPTSCGSISLCVSPTPSLTVGNESSHDQGDQQTEQEEPEPDDDDYDLQCNTTEHDSAVPTTTTTSSNVLQKSPSTNSSLHLLYTSLFRKLAHGQGRSRGRRRGELSDDDGDVDDDEVDGGVCDISGGELSDEYDHCDVSLRKRSARRTQREVSETDYHGDVELETAPRESCYEISSDTGGELTNTDELDSSMNLISNLSYNSSNSNTSNTSAKAAPEAHAATAAAAAAGAAGHALNPKTAALLKAKPKPKPKTILSAPKHSKGGSVSSPNSSDCSSASPAQLQLQQLPLSPVGRSKSFQEPGIARYKKYGRGLFQRRRSKRSPKGGTKSNYSLDRLSQNIEITIQDEDGNYQAYDDNFHTLAAARRLPHHDTTDGDDDVEYEDLYLDERLRGGGGHSGDDIAGDISDGGASSRSRRSHDDDNQGHVLGRLLRRVRGLSAGWRKPRYQKRRARSISEEFSSGDAPRFKDEESLGKAESSHGMSAAGAASGSGGAAGGGGGGGGSSGAAGGGATGGAGSGSSTSAHYRAESSGHKSDKSEKDREKKEKEREEKDIEMIKVFDGNNSFRRQQYRAIIVQRTYTLEQLLTTALRAFHITRDPQAFYLTDLYAAAGMEDAPLQDPTPVLNLTHLEGKRPAMYLRFHDRDRGHVRVYPGKLQCSLEDPYVSVPVDNTTVIKDLIRDALDKFGLQDNQIQDYRCSEVLLDRGVTERILSWNERPWDIMKQLGKDSIRQMELMRFYMQHKQDPHGPNIALFVGNLPTGLSQRNYEQILNKYVTDENKFTSIGPIYYEYGSVVLTFEDSQKAVRAFYNLRETIIEDKKLLVLLLPNIEPSMVPSDVRPLLVFVNVKSGGCQGLELISSFRKLLNPYQVFDLDNGGPLPGLYVFRQITNYKILVCGGDGTIGWVLQCLDNVGQDSECSSPPCAIVPLGTGNDLARVLCWGSGYTGGEDPLNMLRDVIEAEEIRLDRWTVVFHPEDKPEEPAMKPPAQTTGP; from the exons ATGGCGGATGGTGGGCATTCATTTGTGAAGAAGACATTTCATAAGCCAACTTACTGTCACCACTGCTCGGATCTGCTCTGGGGCCTCATTCAGCAGGGCTACATATGCGAAG TTTGCAACTTTATCATACACGAACGATGTGTCAGCAGCGTGGTAACGCCCTGTTCCGGCATTGCGCCATGCATTATAAAG AATCCCGTCGCCCATTGTTGGTCGGAGCCGACTCATCACAAGAGAAAATTTTGCACTGTTTGCCGTAAGCGATTGGATGAAACGCCAGCGGTGCATTGTTTAG TTTGCGAATATTTCGCGCATATTGAGTGCCAAGATTTTGCAGTGCCCGATTGCACCGAGAATGCAACATACGTGCCCGGCAAGGAGTTGCTTAATGTGAAGCATCAA CATCATTGGCGAGAGGGTAATCTTCCATCAACGTCCAAATGCGCTTACTGCAAGAAAACCTGTTGGTCTTCGGAATGCCTCACAG GCTATCGCTGCGAGTGGTGTGGCATGACCACACACGCTGGATGTCGCATGTACCTGCCAACCGAATGTAATTTTGGTATACTACAACCTATCTACTTACCTCCGCATTCAGTTTCGATACCACGTACTGAGGTGCCAATCGAGGCGATCATTGGCGTCCAAGTCAAATCCAAGACGTCGCTGGTGCGCGACTACTCGTGTC CCAGCCCGGAGCTCGATGCTGAGGCCGCGGCTGGTGGTGATGGTGGTGGTGACGTTGGTGCAGCGGGTTTCGAGGGTCTCAAGCAGCTGCTCGAATTGCACAGGCAGCGACTTGAGCAATcgaaacaacattttttactTTCAACGCCGACCACGCCCACATCCTGTGGCTCCATCTCGCTCTGTGTCTCGCCAACGCCCTCGTTGACAGTCGGCAACGAATCGAGCCACGATCAGGGGGATCAGCAAACGGAACAGGAAGAACCCGAACCCGATGACGATGACTATGATCTGCAGTGCAATACAACCGAGCACGATAGCGCGGtgcccacaacaacaaccacgtCGAGCAATGTGCTGCAAAAGTCGCCTTCGACCAACTCCTCGTTGCATTTGCTCTACACGAGCTTGTTCCGCAAACTGGCCCACGGTCAGGGACGTAGTCGAGGTCGTCGTCGTGGGGAACTCTCCGACGATGACGGAGACGTGGATGACGATGAGGTCGATGGCGGTGTCTGTGATATAAGCGGAGGGGAGCTGAGCGATGAGTACGATCACTGCGATGTCTCGTTGCGCAAACGTTCGGCACGGAGAACGCAGCGTGAGGTCAGCGAAACGGATTACCATGGCGACGTTGAGCTGGAGACGGCGCCGCGAGAGAGTTGCTATGAGATCTCATCCGATACGGGTGGCGAGTTAACGAACACGGATGAGCTCGACTCGAGCATGAATCTGATCAGCAACCTTAGCTATAATAGTAGTAATAGTAACACCTCAAACACATCTGCCAAGGCAGCTCCTGAAGCTcatgctgctactgctgctgctgctgctgccggtgCTGCAGGACACGCCTTAAACCCAAAGACTGCTGCTCTACTCAAAGCCAAGCCGAAACCCAAGCCAAAGACCATACTCAGTGCGCCCAAGCACAGCAAAGGCGGCTCGGTGAGCTCACCCAATTCCAGCGATTGCTCCTCGGCATCGCCAGcccaactgcaactgcagcagctgccactgtCGCCCGTGGGTCGCAGCAAATCGTTCCAGGAGCCGGGCATTGCCCGTTACAAGAAGTACGGTCGTGGGCTCTTTCAGCGCCGACGCTCGAAACGTTCGCCCAAAGGCGGCACCAAGAGCAATTACAGCCTCGACAGGCTGTCACAGAACATTGAGATTACCATACAGGATGAGGATGGCAACTATCAGGCGTACGACGACAACTTTCACACATTAGCAGCCGCTCGTCGTCTGCCTCATCACGATACGACGGACGGCGACGATGATGTGGAGTATGAGGATTTGTATCTGGATGAGCGACTACGCGGCGGTGGTGGCCACAGTGGCGATGACATTGCCGGCGATATTAGCGATGGCGGCGCCAGCAGTCGATCCCGTCGTTCCCACGACGACGATAATCAGGGCCATGTCCTGGGACGTCTGTTGCGCCGTGTTCGCGGACTCTCCGCCGGCTGGCGCAAGCCGCGTTACCAGAAGCGCAGAG CACGCAGCATATCGGAGGAGTTCAGTAGCGGAGATGCGCCTCGCTTCAAGGATGAGGAGTCGCTGGGCAAGGCCGAGTCCTCGCATGGCATGAGTGCTGCTGGCGCTGCTAGCGGCAGCGGAGGAGCAGCaggaggcggtggcggtggtggtggcagCAGTGGGGCAGCTGGAGGTGGTGCAACAGGTGGTGCTGGCAGCGGTTCTTCCACTTCGGCACACTATCGCGCCGAGTCGAGTGGCCACAAGTCGGACAAGTCCGAGAAGGATCGCGAGAAGAAGGAAAAAGAACGCGAGGAGAAGGATATAG AAATGATCAAGGTCTTTGATGGCAACAACTCATTCCGGCGACAGCAGTATCGTGCCATCATCGTGCAGCGAACGTACACGCTGGAACAATTACTGACCACCGCCCTGCGGGCCTTTCACATCACCCGTGATCCGCAGGCCTTCTATCTGACGGATCTGTATGCAGCCGCCGGCATGGAGGATGCACCGCTGCAGGATCCGACGCCAGTGCTGAATTTGACACACTTGGAGGGCAAACGACCCGCGATGTATCTCAGGTTTCACGACCGGGACAGGGGCCATGTGCGCGTCTATCCGGGCAAATTGCAATGCTCATTGGAGGATCCCTATGTCAGTGTGCCTGTCGACAATACGACAGTCATCAAGGACTTGATACGCGACGCACTCGACAAGTTTGGTCTGCAGGACAACCAAATACAGGACTATAG ATGCTCGGAAGTCCTGCTCGATCGCGGCGTTACCGAGCGCATTCTTTCGTGGAACGAACGGCCGTGGGATATTATGAAGCAGCTGGGCAAGGATTCCATACGTCAAATGGAACTGATGCGCTTCTACATGCAGCACAAACAGGATCCCCATGGACCAAACATTGCCCTCTTTGTGGGCAATCTACCCACAGGACTCTCTCAGCGCAACTACGAGCAGATCCTCAACAAATATGTGACCGACGAGAACAAATTCACCAGCATTGGACCCATCTACTACGAGTACGGCTCAGTGGTGCTAACCTTTGAGGATTCCCAAAAGGCG GTGCGCGCTTTCTACAATTTGCGCGAAACGATAATTGAGGACAAGAagctgttggtgctgctgctgccgaacATTGAACCCAGTATGGTCCCATCGGACGTTAGACCGCTGCTAGTCTTTGTGAATGTCAAGTCTGGCGGCTGTCAGGGACTGGAGTTAATATCGAGCTTTAGGAAACTCCTGAATCCGTATCAGGTCTTCGACTTGGACAACGGCGGACCGTTGCCAGG CCTCTATGTATTCCGTCAAATCACCAACTACAAGATCCTAGTGTGCGGTGGCGACGGCACCATTGGCTGGGTGCTGCAGTGCCTGGATAATGTTGGTCAAGACTCGGAATGTTCTAGCCCACCGTGTGCCATTGTACCTCTAGGTACAG GCAACGATCTAGCACGCGTCTTATGCTGGGGTTCCGGCTACACCGGTGGCGAGGATCCCCTCAATATGCTGCGCGATGTTATTGAGGCGGAGGAGATACGTTTGGATCGCTGGACCGTTGTCTTCCATCCGGAGGATAAGCCCGAAGAGCCAGCGATGAAGCCGCCCGCACAAACAACCg GACCCTAG
- the LOC132785893 gene encoding diacylglycerol kinase theta isoform X1, with protein MADGGHSFVKKTFHKPTYCHHCSDLLWGLIQQGYICEVCNFIIHERCVSSVVTPCSGIAPCIIKNPVAHCWSEPTHHKRKFCTVCRKRLDETPAVHCLVCEYFAHIECQDFAVPDCTENATYVPGKELLNVKHQHHWREGNLPSTSKCAYCKKTCWSSECLTGYRCEWCGMTTHAGCRMYLPTECNFGILQPIYLPPHSVSIPRTEVPIEAIIGVQVKSKTSLVRDYSCPSPELDAEAAAGGDGGGDVGAAGFEGLKQLLELHRQRLEQSKQHFLLSTPTTPTSCGSISLCVSPTPSLTVGNESSHDQGDQQTEQEEPEPDDDDYDLQCNTTEHDSAVPTTTTTSSNVLQKSPSTNSSLHLLYTSLFRKLAHGQGRSRGRRRGELSDDDGDVDDDEVDGGVCDISGGELSDEYDHCDVSLRKRSARRTQREVSETDYHGDVELETAPRESCYEISSDTGGELTNTDELDSSMNLISNLSYNSSNSNTSNTSAKAAPEAHAATAAAAAAGAAGHALNPKTAALLKAKPKPKPKTILSAPKHSKGGSVSSPNSSDCSSASPAQLQLQQLPLSPVGRSKSFQEPGIARYKKYGRGLFQRRRSKRSPKGGTKSNYSLDRLSQNIEITIQDEDGNYQAYDDNFHTLAAARRLPHHDTTDGDDDVEYEDLYLDERLRGGGGHSGDDIAGDISDGGASSRSRRSHDDDNQGHVLGRLLRRVRGLSAGWRKPRYQKRRARSISEEFSSGDAPRFKDEESLGKAESSHGMSAAGAASGSGGAAGGGGGGGGSSGAAGGGATGGAGSGSSTSAHYRAESSGHKSDKSEKDREKKEKEREEKDIEMIKVFDGNNSFRRQQYRAIIVQRTYTLEQLLTTALRAFHITRDPQAFYLTDLYAAAGMEDAPLQDPTPVLNLTHLEGKRPAMYLRFHDRDRGHVRVYPGKLQCSLEDPYVSVPVDNTTVIKDLIRDALDKFGLQDNQIQDYRCSEVLLDRGVTERILSWNERPWDIMKQLGKDSIRQMELMRFYMQHKQDPHGPNIALFVGNLPTGLSQRNYEQILNKYVTDENKFTSIGPIYYEYGSVVLTFEDSQKAVRAFYNLRETIIEDKKLLVLLLPNIEPSMVPSDVRPLLVFVNVKSGGCQGLELISSFRKLLNPYQVFDLDNGGPLPGLYVFRQITNYKILVCGGDGTIGWVLQCLDNVGQDSECSSPPCAIVPLGTGNDLARVLCWGSGYTGGEDPLNMLRDVIEAEEIRLDRWTVVFHPEDKPEEPAMKPPAQTTGGAQNEDNSQIFVMNNYFGIGIDADLCLDFHNAREENPNQFNSRLRNKGYYVKMGLRKIVGRKTVKDLQKELRLEVDGKVVDLPPVDGIIILNILSWGSGANPWGPDKDDQFSTPNHYDGMLEVVGVTGVVHLGQIQSGIRTAMRIAQGGHIKIHLNTDMPVQVDGEPWIQSPGDVVVLKSALKATMLKKTKSKRRLTEPHISPAVLSLSLQNAPQQQSQPQQSSHSHSQQQLQQQQQQQQQQQQQLSSAENGDKDASSVPPSLHLGST; from the exons ATGGCGGATGGTGGGCATTCATTTGTGAAGAAGACATTTCATAAGCCAACTTACTGTCACCACTGCTCGGATCTGCTCTGGGGCCTCATTCAGCAGGGCTACATATGCGAAG TTTGCAACTTTATCATACACGAACGATGTGTCAGCAGCGTGGTAACGCCCTGTTCCGGCATTGCGCCATGCATTATAAAG AATCCCGTCGCCCATTGTTGGTCGGAGCCGACTCATCACAAGAGAAAATTTTGCACTGTTTGCCGTAAGCGATTGGATGAAACGCCAGCGGTGCATTGTTTAG TTTGCGAATATTTCGCGCATATTGAGTGCCAAGATTTTGCAGTGCCCGATTGCACCGAGAATGCAACATACGTGCCCGGCAAGGAGTTGCTTAATGTGAAGCATCAA CATCATTGGCGAGAGGGTAATCTTCCATCAACGTCCAAATGCGCTTACTGCAAGAAAACCTGTTGGTCTTCGGAATGCCTCACAG GCTATCGCTGCGAGTGGTGTGGCATGACCACACACGCTGGATGTCGCATGTACCTGCCAACCGAATGTAATTTTGGTATACTACAACCTATCTACTTACCTCCGCATTCAGTTTCGATACCACGTACTGAGGTGCCAATCGAGGCGATCATTGGCGTCCAAGTCAAATCCAAGACGTCGCTGGTGCGCGACTACTCGTGTC CCAGCCCGGAGCTCGATGCTGAGGCCGCGGCTGGTGGTGATGGTGGTGGTGACGTTGGTGCAGCGGGTTTCGAGGGTCTCAAGCAGCTGCTCGAATTGCACAGGCAGCGACTTGAGCAATcgaaacaacattttttactTTCAACGCCGACCACGCCCACATCCTGTGGCTCCATCTCGCTCTGTGTCTCGCCAACGCCCTCGTTGACAGTCGGCAACGAATCGAGCCACGATCAGGGGGATCAGCAAACGGAACAGGAAGAACCCGAACCCGATGACGATGACTATGATCTGCAGTGCAATACAACCGAGCACGATAGCGCGGtgcccacaacaacaaccacgtCGAGCAATGTGCTGCAAAAGTCGCCTTCGACCAACTCCTCGTTGCATTTGCTCTACACGAGCTTGTTCCGCAAACTGGCCCACGGTCAGGGACGTAGTCGAGGTCGTCGTCGTGGGGAACTCTCCGACGATGACGGAGACGTGGATGACGATGAGGTCGATGGCGGTGTCTGTGATATAAGCGGAGGGGAGCTGAGCGATGAGTACGATCACTGCGATGTCTCGTTGCGCAAACGTTCGGCACGGAGAACGCAGCGTGAGGTCAGCGAAACGGATTACCATGGCGACGTTGAGCTGGAGACGGCGCCGCGAGAGAGTTGCTATGAGATCTCATCCGATACGGGTGGCGAGTTAACGAACACGGATGAGCTCGACTCGAGCATGAATCTGATCAGCAACCTTAGCTATAATAGTAGTAATAGTAACACCTCAAACACATCTGCCAAGGCAGCTCCTGAAGCTcatgctgctactgctgctgctgctgctgccggtgCTGCAGGACACGCCTTAAACCCAAAGACTGCTGCTCTACTCAAAGCCAAGCCGAAACCCAAGCCAAAGACCATACTCAGTGCGCCCAAGCACAGCAAAGGCGGCTCGGTGAGCTCACCCAATTCCAGCGATTGCTCCTCGGCATCGCCAGcccaactgcaactgcagcagctgccactgtCGCCCGTGGGTCGCAGCAAATCGTTCCAGGAGCCGGGCATTGCCCGTTACAAGAAGTACGGTCGTGGGCTCTTTCAGCGCCGACGCTCGAAACGTTCGCCCAAAGGCGGCACCAAGAGCAATTACAGCCTCGACAGGCTGTCACAGAACATTGAGATTACCATACAGGATGAGGATGGCAACTATCAGGCGTACGACGACAACTTTCACACATTAGCAGCCGCTCGTCGTCTGCCTCATCACGATACGACGGACGGCGACGATGATGTGGAGTATGAGGATTTGTATCTGGATGAGCGACTACGCGGCGGTGGTGGCCACAGTGGCGATGACATTGCCGGCGATATTAGCGATGGCGGCGCCAGCAGTCGATCCCGTCGTTCCCACGACGACGATAATCAGGGCCATGTCCTGGGACGTCTGTTGCGCCGTGTTCGCGGACTCTCCGCCGGCTGGCGCAAGCCGCGTTACCAGAAGCGCAGAG CACGCAGCATATCGGAGGAGTTCAGTAGCGGAGATGCGCCTCGCTTCAAGGATGAGGAGTCGCTGGGCAAGGCCGAGTCCTCGCATGGCATGAGTGCTGCTGGCGCTGCTAGCGGCAGCGGAGGAGCAGCaggaggcggtggcggtggtggtggcagCAGTGGGGCAGCTGGAGGTGGTGCAACAGGTGGTGCTGGCAGCGGTTCTTCCACTTCGGCACACTATCGCGCCGAGTCGAGTGGCCACAAGTCGGACAAGTCCGAGAAGGATCGCGAGAAGAAGGAAAAAGAACGCGAGGAGAAGGATATAG AAATGATCAAGGTCTTTGATGGCAACAACTCATTCCGGCGACAGCAGTATCGTGCCATCATCGTGCAGCGAACGTACACGCTGGAACAATTACTGACCACCGCCCTGCGGGCCTTTCACATCACCCGTGATCCGCAGGCCTTCTATCTGACGGATCTGTATGCAGCCGCCGGCATGGAGGATGCACCGCTGCAGGATCCGACGCCAGTGCTGAATTTGACACACTTGGAGGGCAAACGACCCGCGATGTATCTCAGGTTTCACGACCGGGACAGGGGCCATGTGCGCGTCTATCCGGGCAAATTGCAATGCTCATTGGAGGATCCCTATGTCAGTGTGCCTGTCGACAATACGACAGTCATCAAGGACTTGATACGCGACGCACTCGACAAGTTTGGTCTGCAGGACAACCAAATACAGGACTATAG ATGCTCGGAAGTCCTGCTCGATCGCGGCGTTACCGAGCGCATTCTTTCGTGGAACGAACGGCCGTGGGATATTATGAAGCAGCTGGGCAAGGATTCCATACGTCAAATGGAACTGATGCGCTTCTACATGCAGCACAAACAGGATCCCCATGGACCAAACATTGCCCTCTTTGTGGGCAATCTACCCACAGGACTCTCTCAGCGCAACTACGAGCAGATCCTCAACAAATATGTGACCGACGAGAACAAATTCACCAGCATTGGACCCATCTACTACGAGTACGGCTCAGTGGTGCTAACCTTTGAGGATTCCCAAAAGGCG GTGCGCGCTTTCTACAATTTGCGCGAAACGATAATTGAGGACAAGAagctgttggtgctgctgctgccgaacATTGAACCCAGTATGGTCCCATCGGACGTTAGACCGCTGCTAGTCTTTGTGAATGTCAAGTCTGGCGGCTGTCAGGGACTGGAGTTAATATCGAGCTTTAGGAAACTCCTGAATCCGTATCAGGTCTTCGACTTGGACAACGGCGGACCGTTGCCAGG CCTCTATGTATTCCGTCAAATCACCAACTACAAGATCCTAGTGTGCGGTGGCGACGGCACCATTGGCTGGGTGCTGCAGTGCCTGGATAATGTTGGTCAAGACTCGGAATGTTCTAGCCCACCGTGTGCCATTGTACCTCTAGGTACAG GCAACGATCTAGCACGCGTCTTATGCTGGGGTTCCGGCTACACCGGTGGCGAGGATCCCCTCAATATGCTGCGCGATGTTATTGAGGCGGAGGAGATACGTTTGGATCGCTGGACCGTTGTCTTCCATCCGGAGGATAAGCCCGAAGAGCCAGCGATGAAGCCGCCCGCACAAACAACCg GTGGCGCCCAAAACGAGGACAACTCACAGATCTTTGTGATGAACAACTATTTTGGTATTGGCATCGATGCCGATCTCTGTCTGGACTTCCATAATGCACGCGAAGAGAATCCCAATCAGTTCAATTCCCGCCTGCGCAACAAGGGATACTACGTGAAGATGGGATTGCGCAAGATTGTGGGTCGCAAGACGGTCAAGGACTTGCAGAAGGAGCTGCGGCTGGAGGTCGACGGCAAAGTCGTCGATCTGCCACCAGTCGATGGCATcatcattttgaatatattgaG CTGGGGAAGCGGTGCCAATCCCTGGGGTCCCGACAAGGACGATCAGTTTAGTACGCCCAATCACTATGATGGCATGCTGGAGGTTGTGGGCGTTACAGGCGTCGTCCATTTGGGTCAGATACAGTCTGGCATTCGCACGGCGATGCGCATAGCACAG GGTGGACACATTAAAATCCACTTGAACACCGACATGCCAGTGCAAGTGGATGGTGAACCATGGATCCAGAGTCCTGGTGACGTTGTGGTCCTCAAGTCAGCGCTTAAG